In Syntrophales bacterium, the following are encoded in one genomic region:
- a CDS encoding alpha/beta hydrolase — translation MEMPAERWLDINGLSFRYLDWGGEGLPFLALLHGIGDSAHVWDLFAREARRHFRIVALDQRGHGRSGRPRPAAYRLDDYVGDLEAVVERLAPPNLILMGHSMGALHATAFAARHPGFAAAVVHVDIEPCPPPWNKKYLTGLYRDLPESYESVDAFVSRRMENSAHADRARLLALSPHNLREENGRYYALSDREVYAHFDPDYDLRALLPGIACPVLVVRGEDSLVLPREPAEEMCRSLPRGFLAEIPRAAHPVHTDNPEAFREAVFRFLADQGLMVR, via the coding sequence ATGGAGATGCCGGCGGAACGGTGGCTTGATATCAATGGACTTTCGTTTCGTTATCTCGACTGGGGGGGAGAGGGGCTGCCCTTCCTGGCTTTGCTCCATGGAATCGGTGACAGCGCCCATGTCTGGGATCTCTTTGCCCGGGAGGCCCGCCGTCATTTCCGGATCGTCGCCCTGGACCAGCGGGGCCACGGCAGGAGCGGCCGGCCAAGGCCCGCGGCGTACCGTTTGGACGACTACGTGGGCGACCTGGAGGCGGTGGTCGAGCGCCTGGCACCCCCGAACCTGATCCTCATGGGGCACTCCATGGGAGCCCTTCACGCCACGGCCTTTGCCGCCCGGCATCCCGGCTTCGCGGCGGCCGTGGTCCACGTGGACATCGAGCCCTGCCCGCCCCCCTGGAACAAGAAGTACCTGACGGGCCTCTACCGCGACCTTCCCGAGTCGTACGAATCGGTTGACGCATTCGTAAGCCGGCGGATGGAGAACAGCGCCCACGCCGACCGGGCGCGCCTCCTCGCGCTGTCGCCCCACAACCTGCGGGAGGAGAACGGCCGGTATTACGCCCTCAGTGATCGCGAGGTCTACGCCCACTTCGACCCGGACTACGACCTGCGCGCCCTGCTGCCCGGCATCGCCTGCCCGGTCCTGGTCGTCCGCGGCGAGGACAGCCTGGTCCTGCCCCGGGAGCCGGCGGAGGAGATGTGCCGGAGCCTGCCGCGGGGTTTCCTGGCGGAGATCCCCCGGGCGGCCCACCCCGTTCACACGGACAACCCCGAGGCGTTCCGGGAGGCGGTGTTCCGCTTCTTGGCGGATCAGGGCCTGATGGTCCGCTGA